Below is a window of Bremerella alba DNA.
GACCCATTTGCACGTTTTGATGGAGCCTATGAGCTGCGCGGCCAAGGCCGTACATCAGGCCTACGAAGTGCAGCGTCGTATGAAGGTTTGGAGTCCGAAGGTCGCTTGGGTGATGGGTGCTGGTCAGATCGGTTTGCTCACCACGCTTTGCCTCCGCCTGCGGGGACTGCAGGTCAGCACGATTGCCCGTTCCCCTGGCCCGCATCTCAAGCAAGAGATCACTGAGGGGATGGAGGCCAATTACGTCAGTACAAAGGAAACGGACCTGGACGAACTGGTCAAAAAGACAGGTCGTCCTGATGTCATCGTCGATGCCACCGGTAGCAGCATCATCGCTTTTGAAAGCATGAAGTACCTTGGCCTCAACGGCGTGCTGGTCTTCACCAGTGTGACCGGCGACAGCGATAAGCACGAACTGCCTACCTCGCAGATTAACCTGGAATGGGTTTTGGGCAATAAGCTTCTGTTGGGCAGCGTGAATGCCAACCGCGATCACTTCGAGATGGGTATCAAAGACCTGGCCCTGGGCGAGATGATGTACCCTAACGTGCTGGAAAAGATCTTGACCAACCCGGTCGACGGCTTGGACAACTATGCCGAGATGATGCGGTTGTTGGTCGAGGACAGTTCGGCCCTGAAGGTATACGTGAACGTCGCTTCCGAATAACCGCTCGGTCAACAATTTGAGAAGGGCCCGTTATGAGGTCCGGGTATTTAGCAGGCTGCGATCTGCGTGCTTGCTTTGGTCCCGGGTATTCATACGGGCCTGATGTTTGCGCATCCGCATTTCACAGATTGCCCGATTTGCTAGAATGCAGATCCTCGGGAGATTATCGCTAGATAGGCTCCCTGCCCTGCTTACTCATTCAGGATGACCCGATATGAAAAAGCCAACCAGTGGCGGCGGCTGGCAAGCGATCCGGTATACCTTTCAGAAAGCTCGCGAGTCCGGCGGGTACTGGAAGTTCTGGAAAGCCATGCGGAGTAAGAACGCGTGTAAGACTTGCGCCCTGGGCATGGGGGGCCAAAAAGGAGGCATGGTCAACGAGCAAGGCTCGTTCCCCGAAGTCTGCAAAAAGTCGATGCAGGCCATGGCTGCCGACATGCAAGGCGCCGTGCCTGAGGATTTCTGGAAAACCTATAGCATCGCCCAGTTGCAACAGTTCACTCCCTACCAAATGGAGCACGCCGGTCGCCTCACCCAGCCGATGCTGTGGGAACAAGGACAGCAGCACTATCGTCCGATCTCGTGGGAAGATGCCCTGGGTCGGTTGATCGCTAAACTGAAGTCGCTGACCCCCGATGAGACCTTCTGGTACTTCAGCGGTCGCAGCAGCATGGAAGCCGGCTTTCTGCTGCAGCTATTCGCTCGGATCTACGGCACCAACAACGTCAACAATTGCAGCTATTACTGTCACCAAGCCAGCGGTGTCGGACTAGCAAGCACCGTTGGTAGCGGCACGGCGACGATTGTCTTGGAAGACGTCGAGCACGCCGATCTGGTGTTCGTAATTGGTGGCAATCCGGCCAGCAATCATCCCCGGCTGATGTCGACGCTGAAACAGGTTCGTCGGCGCGGCGGCGAGGTGATCGTCATTAATCCGGTCGTTGAAACAGGCCTGGTCAACTTCCGCGTGCCAAGTGATCCGATCAGCATGCTCTTCGGCACGAAGATCGCGACGCTCTATGTTCAACCTGACATCGGCGGGGACCTGGCTCTGCTGTATGGCATCGCCAAACGTGTACTGGAACTAGGCGGACAAGACCAGGAGTTCCTCGACAACCACTGCGAAAATACGGCCCAGTGGCTCGAGTTTCTGAAGAACCTGACGTGGGAGGAAATCGAAGAGAAGTCAGGGGTCGGTGGTCTGAAGATAGCGGACATCGCCCAGCGCTATATCAAAGCCAAACGCGTCATCTTCAGCTGGACAATGGGCATTACACATCACGCGCACGGTGTCGACAATGTTCAGGCCATTGCCGGCCTGGCTGCCGTGCGTGGTATGGTCGGCAAGCCTGGCTGCGGTTTGATGCCCATTCGTGGCCATTCGAATGTACAAGGGATCGGTTCGGTGGGTGTTACCCCCACGCTCAAGCAAGCTATCTTCGACGGACTCGAAAAAGAATACGGCGTTCAGCTACCCACCACACCAGGGCTCGATACGTTGGGTTGCATGGAAGATGCCCACTCTGGCAAGCTGAAAATGGGGTTCTGTTTGGGGGGTAATCTATACGGCAGTAACCCCGATCTGGCCTTTGCGGCCCAGTCGCTGCAAAACCTGGAGACGATGGTCTATCTGAGCACCTCGCTAAACACCGGTCACGCACACGGTCTGGCCAAGGAAACGATCATACTGCCGGTCCTGGCCCGCGACGAAGAGCCTTACCAGTCAACGCAAGAATCGATGTTCAACTACATCCGCATGTCGGAAGGAGGACCGCGGCGACTGGACGGCCCCCGCGGCGAGGTCGACGTGATTGCCACTATCGGCGAAGGTGTCCTGGCAAGTAGCACGCCAATCGATTGGACGTCGATGCAAGATACAAACAAGATTCGTGCCGCCCTGGCAAAGGTGGTGCCGGGCTTTGAGAAGATAGCGGACATCGATAAAACCAAGCAGGAATTCCAAATCGACGGACGAACGTTCCACACGCCTAAGTTCCCCACACCCAGCGGTCGTTTGGTTCTGCATCACCACGAGATCCCGGAGCTCAAAGGGACGGGAGAAAACGAACTTCGGCTGATGACAGTGCGTAGTGAGGGACAATTCAACACCGTCGTGTACGAAGAGTACGACATCTATCGTGGCATCGACCGACGTGACGTCATCGTGCTTCACCCGGAAGATTGCCAACGTCTGGGTGTCGTTGCAGGGCAGAAAGTTACGATCCAATCGAACATCGGCAAGATCGATGGTTTCGTCGTCCACGAGTTTAAAGACATCAAACCTGGCAACGCATTGATGTATTACCCTGAGGCCAACACGCTTGTTTCCCGAACGGCCGACCCCAAGTCGAAGACGCCAGCGTTTAAGGGAGTTGTAGTCACCGTTTGTCCAGCGTAGGCCGATCGCTAGAATGGTCTTACGCGCCTTCCCTCTTTTAAATACCTTCCGAATGAATTGGAAAAAGGACGACCAACTTTGCTTTCACCTTGGCGTAGCGATGCGAAAGATTTCGCGTATCTACGCTGAAGGTTTGGCAGCGTATGAAGTCACCCCTGCCCAGTTGTTTATGCTATCTTGCCTGGATAGTCGTAACGGACAAAAGCCGAGCGAATTGGCCGAAGAAGTCCAGTTGGATGCCAGCAGCATGACAGGCCTTTTAGATCGTACGGAAAAGGCCCAACTGATTCGCCGCATGCGCGATCCAGCCGACCGACGTGCCCTGCGGATATACCTCACCCCGCAAGGTACCGAGACGTTGCAGCGACTGAAGCCGGTCATTAAGCAGCTACAGGAAAAAGTTCACGAGGACTTCTTTGGCGATTACAGTGACGAGCAAGTTGCGTGTTTCTTAGAAATGCTTCGAAACGCAGGCTCCTCCCTAGACCGCTCTAGCTAGTCCCATCCCCAGGAGATACACCATGTCAATGATCGAACGTTTACAACATCAACTCGAGTCGGCCCGCGGCTTCACGACGAGAATTCTAGCCGACTTTCAAAAGCAGGAAGACTGGGTGGCCCAAGTTTGCAATCAAAGCAACCATGCCCTCTGGTTTATTGGTCACATGGCCACGACCGACAACTTCTTTGTCTCGCTTCTGGCCCCCGAGAAAGCGGATGCAAAAGAGAACTACCAAGAGATGTTCGGTCTCGGTTCAACCCCATCGACCAAACTGGAAGACTATCCCCCGATCGCAGACGTCCGCGGCTACATGGACGATCGCCGCCAGGTCCTTCTCGAGATCCTCGCATCGTTGAGTGATGAAGACCTCGCCACGAAGACCCCTGACGGTACGCCTGACTTCCTGGCCGATTATGGTCAAGTATTCGAGACCGCCATCTGGCACGAAGGCCTGCACAGCGGTCAGTTAACCATGGTCCGCCGCTCGCTCGGGCACAAACCAGCGATCACATAGACCAGATCGACTTTCGTTCTCCTTCATTGAAAATTCGTTTGACCGTGCAGCGCGGCTACTAATAGACTGCTCCCAACAGACAGTACCACTGAGGGAGCAATACACCCTCTTTTGGGCATGCTAAAAATCATCTGCCTTTTAAGAGCCGTTAGGAGAGTCGCGTGTTCAAGGAACCTTACGAAAGCACTCAAAGCACCCATTCCAACGAGGATCAATACCGTAAGTTGGTCGATACGGAAACGCACGCATCGAGCCAACGACATAAAGAAAACTTGAAACTTGCTTGGACCAGTATGGCTGGTGGATTCGGTGTGATGCTGTTGGGTCTGATCTGGCTAACTGCTGGCCTATTGATGGGACGAATCTATTTTTATCCATTCTGGCTTATCGGAGGCGGATTCGTCGGCTTCGTTTCATCCATTGGTTACTACCAGCGTTTTCGCTAACTGGGGGCCGTTACCATCAACTTTTCGGCCGCTTCCAACCCCAATGCGGTGATTCGGCCTTCGATTTCGATGGTGACAATGCCAGCTTCCGCTCGACTGGTGATCAGTTTTGCCTCGCAGCCTGGCTGCAGTGACTCTTCGCTTAAGTAACGCAAAAAGTCCGAGCTTTGATCCATCACGCGAACCAGACGAAACGGCTTGCCGGGCTCCCACTGGGTGAGTTTGACGCCCTGCTCGGTGCGAATCTTACCATCGGCAGTCGGAATGGGATCGCCGTGAGGATCGGACGAGGGATACCCCAAATATTGGTCGATACGATCGACGAGAAAGTCGCTGACGGCGTGCTCCATGTTCTCGGCCTCTTCGTGGACTTCGTCCCAGGCCAGGTCGAGCGTGTGCACCAGAAATAACTCGATCAATCGGTGACGCCGCAGGACACGCAGCGCCAGCTTGCGACCACTCTCGGTCAGGCGAACCCCCTCGTACTTGGTATACGATGCCAAGCCGGTCTCGCTGAGGGTCTTCAGCATGCTGGTGACGGTACCCGGCGAGACTTCTAATGCTGTCGCGATTTCGCCGGTCGGGGCCGCTTTTTCCGGCGCTAGAAGCGCGATCTGATAAATCGCTTTTACGTAGTTTTCGATTGTCAGACTAGGCATGGGGGTCGGCTCCGGAAGACTCAAGGCACCGGATTTTAGACGGTTCCCACCAAAGCGGCAATCTGACGTACGGGCGTTTTATGTTGTCGGAATGGAGCCGTGCTTGTCTTGCCGACAATTTCGTGTTCATGCAGAAAATCGATTAGGCTATCGGCGTCGACCCACATGTTCGACTCATCGGTCACCATGTTCCCATCGACAGGATTGGCTAGGTACCAATAAAACGAATGTCCACAGGCAGCAGACAGTTCAGCGAAACAGTCATATGGCCGATACGGCGTCCCCAATTCGATGACTTTGGTGCCCGGAGGTGCAAAGACCATATTCCCCAGACCGGCACCATGGGGACCCATGATGACATCTGCTTGTTGAAACAGTTCGACTTGCTCTCGAACCGACATCGTTTCGAGGTAGTGCCGCTCGAACCCTAGCTTTTCTAGCTTCGGCATGAACTCATTTTCGTTCAAGCAGTTTCGCAGCTTCATGCGTCCTCGCGAAACGTAAACCAGTTTGCGAGGCTCTTGCTTCACCTTTGACCAGGGTTGGCCTGCGGCCGTTTCAAAAAGGAACTGCGTCTCTTCGCTGCGAACCGCGTGCTGATTATTGGGAACGTAAACGTTGTCGCCTTGAACGTGGGCGTGGTGGCTTTCCGGAATAACCTTGTTTGTGTCGACTCCAAACAGCGATAGCATCTCGCGTTGGTAAGAGCGACTCATCGGAGCATAGAGATTGTCAACCTGAACGCCGGACTTAGCGAACAGCCGCAGCTTGGGTATCGCTTCGATGAGGAAGTGAAAATAATTGGAACTCGACCATCCAAAGGAGATAACACCCACTGTGCCTGAGACTTTCCGCAGTCGTGGGAGGTACCCCTGGTGCAAGTATTGTGGAATCACCCCGTCATCGCTCATACCAGGAAAGCGAATCATTCCGAAGTCTAGCAGATGGCAATTGTCGTCGGTGATAACCGAGACACCTCGCAAAGCAACCCGTGCATCTTTCAAGCTGGTTAGTGATGTACCTTCCAACTTTCGCTGAGCCGGTGCATATAGGTTGTTCCAGAAGGTCAACTGTTTCTCGCCAGAGGTCTGGTCGAGCACTCGCTGAATCTCGTCCAGCGCTCCTCCTAGGATCCGGGGGGGGTTAACAATATCCCGAGGAGGCTCGAGAACAACCGCCGAGCCGCTTGCATGGCTCTTTTCTACCCACGACTTCGAATGGTCGGCGTGTGTCGGGGGCTGCGTCCCTACAAATCGGTTCCAGGCAGTTCGACTTTGACGGCGCAGTTCGTGGCGAGCACGTGTTAGCGACTTCACATCCAGCATCCTCAAGCGGAGATCAATCAAAGGAGGCTGAAAGTATCGATAATTATTAGAAACGTGGCAATAGACATACGACTGCTATTCCCCCCATTCACTGGGGCGGGATGGCAGCTAGTCTATGATCCCGCGTTGCTGAAGGAATTCGTAGATCTTATCGACACACTCGTCAACGCCCAACTCGTGCGTTGGCAGCACCAGGTCGGCATTCTCGGGAACTTCATACTCGTAGCTGACGCCTGGGAAGTTGGCAATCTCGCCGCTGTCTGCTTTCGCGTACATGCCAGAGTCATCTCGCTGACGGCAAACGTCGACAGGAGCCGACAAGTAGACCGTCAGGAATTGCTCAGGCCCAACCACTTCGCTGGCCCGCTGACGAACATCGGCGCTAGGTGCCAGGAACGCTGCAATGCAGAGCATCCCCGAATCGTTAAGCATCCGGGCAATCTCGCTGCCACGACGAAGATTCTCACTCCGCTGCTCAGCCGTGTACCCCAGGTCCTTGCTGATACCGCGACGAAGGTTTTGCCCGTCAAGCACAACGCTCGTCTTTCCTTCATCGAACAGACGTCGCTCTAGGGCGTAGGCGATTGTCGTTTTACCGGCTCCGGTCAAACCGGTCAGCAGCACGGTCGCTGGCTTTTGACCAAAGCGGGCCGCACGTTCGTCGACAGAGACGTTGCCCTTGCTGCTTTGCAGCGTTTCGTCGCCTTCGATGTCCCATAACTCATCGGTGTCGCTGGCATCGCGGTCGATAATCATGCCGGCACCGACGGTGCGATTGGTCATGTAGTCGATCAGAATGAACGCCCCGGTCGTCTTGTTCTTCGCGTACGGATCATAGGAAACCGGCTGATTCAGCTTGATGCTGCAGCGACCGATTTCATTGAGCTTGAGGGCCGGCGTATCTTCGCGATGAAGCGTATTCACGTCGACGTTGTAGCGTACCCGCGAAACTGTGCCGGTCATAATCTTGGTGGTGTGCTTGACGAAGTACTGCTTGCCAGGCACCAGCGGATCTTCCGACATCCAAACGACCATGGCGTCGAACTTGCTATCGACTTTTGGGCGATTGCCAGGACGCACGATGATGTCGCCGCGGCTGCAGTCAATTTCATCTTCGAAGGTCAGCGTGACCGACATCGGCGGGTAGGCTTCTTCGGCATTGCCGTCCATGGTGACGATGCTTTTCACCTTGCTCGTCTTTTTGGACGGCAAGACCATGACTTCTTCGCCTGGACGAATCGTGCCGGAGGCCACCGTACCGCAGAAACCACGGAAGTTGAGGTCAGGCCGATTGACCAATTGCACCGGGAAGCGAAAGTCTTGTAGGTTGCGGTCGGAACCGATATAGAGGTTCTCGAGCATGTGCATCAACGTGGCACCTTCATACCACGGCATCTTCGGGCTCTTCTCGACCAGGTTGTCCCCTTTGAGCGCCGACAGCGGAATAAAATGGACATCGTCGGCCGACATTTTCGCGGCGAAGTCGATGTAATCTTGCTTGATCTGCTCGAACACTTCCTGGCTATAATCGACCAGGTCCATCT
It encodes the following:
- a CDS encoding metal-dependent transcriptional regulator, with the protein product MPSLTIENYVKAIYQIALLAPEKAAPTGEIATALEVSPGTVTSMLKTLSETGLASYTKYEGVRLTESGRKLALRVLRRHRLIELFLVHTLDLAWDEVHEEAENMEHAVSDFLVDRIDQYLGYPSSDPHGDPIPTADGKIRTEQGVKLTQWEPGKPFRLVRVMDQSSDFLRYLSEESLQPGCEAKLITSRAEAGIVTIEIEGRITALGLEAAEKLMVTAPS
- a CDS encoding glycosyltransferase family 61 protein; its protein translation is MKSLTRARHELRRQSRTAWNRFVGTQPPTHADHSKSWVEKSHASGSAVVLEPPRDIVNPPRILGGALDEIQRVLDQTSGEKQLTFWNNLYAPAQRKLEGTSLTSLKDARVALRGVSVITDDNCHLLDFGMIRFPGMSDDGVIPQYLHQGYLPRLRKVSGTVGVISFGWSSSNYFHFLIEAIPKLRLFAKSGVQVDNLYAPMSRSYQREMLSLFGVDTNKVIPESHHAHVQGDNVYVPNNQHAVRSEETQFLFETAAGQPWSKVKQEPRKLVYVSRGRMKLRNCLNENEFMPKLEKLGFERHYLETMSVREQVELFQQADVIMGPHGAGLGNMVFAPPGTKVIELGTPYRPYDCFAELSAACGHSFYWYLANPVDGNMVTDESNMWVDADSLIDFLHEHEIVGKTSTAPFRQHKTPVRQIAALVGTV
- the cysN gene encoding sulfate adenylyltransferase subunit CysN; translation: MSHKSDLIATDIHAYLAQHEKKELLRFLTCGSVDDGKSTLLGKLLIESKAAYEDQLAAIEKDSATHGTVGGEIDPALLTDGLKEEREQGITIDVAYRYFSTAKRKFIVADTPGHEQYTRNMATGASTADLAIILIDARQGVLTQTKRHSFITSLLGIRHIVVAINKMDLVDYSQEVFEQIKQDYIDFAAKMSADDVHFIPLSALKGDNLVEKSPKMPWYEGATLMHMLENLYIGSDRNLQDFRFPVQLVNRPDLNFRGFCGTVASGTIRPGEEVMVLPSKKTSKVKSIVTMDGNAEEAYPPMSVTLTFEDEIDCSRGDIIVRPGNRPKVDSKFDAMVVWMSEDPLVPGKQYFVKHTTKIMTGTVSRVRYNVDVNTLHREDTPALKLNEIGRCSIKLNQPVSYDPYAKNKTTGAFILIDYMTNRTVGAGMIIDRDASDTDELWDIEGDETLQSSKGNVSVDERAARFGQKPATVLLTGLTGAGKTTIAYALERRLFDEGKTSVVLDGQNLRRGISKDLGYTAEQRSENLRRGSEIARMLNDSGMLCIAAFLAPSADVRQRASEVVGPEQFLTVYLSAPVDVCRQRDDSGMYAKADSGEIANFPGVSYEYEVPENADLVLPTHELGVDECVDKIYEFLQQRGIID
- a CDS encoding DinB family protein, with the translated sequence MSMIERLQHQLESARGFTTRILADFQKQEDWVAQVCNQSNHALWFIGHMATTDNFFVSLLAPEKADAKENYQEMFGLGSTPSTKLEDYPPIADVRGYMDDRRQVLLEILASLSDEDLATKTPDGTPDFLADYGQVFETAIWHEGLHSGQLTMVRRSLGHKPAIT
- a CDS encoding MarR family winged helix-turn-helix transcriptional regulator — protein: MNWKKDDQLCFHLGVAMRKISRIYAEGLAAYEVTPAQLFMLSCLDSRNGQKPSELAEEVQLDASSMTGLLDRTEKAQLIRRMRDPADRRALRIYLTPQGTETLQRLKPVIKQLQEKVHEDFFGDYSDEQVACFLEMLRNAGSSLDRSS
- a CDS encoding glucose 1-dehydrogenase, producing MKAIAVKPGTPNSVHLRDIPEPSLDQFPNGKGVLVKVLKVGVDATDKEINEALYGNAPPGDDFMVIGHESFGIVEAVGENVTRFKPGDYVTATVRRPGSSIYDQIGTYDMTSEETYYERGINLLHGYLTEKFVDEEDYIIRVPQGLTHLHVLMEPMSCAAKAVHQAYEVQRRMKVWSPKVAWVMGAGQIGLLTTLCLRLRGLQVSTIARSPGPHLKQEITEGMEANYVSTKETDLDELVKKTGRPDVIVDATGSSIIAFESMKYLGLNGVLVFTSVTGDSDKHELPTSQINLEWVLGNKLLLGSVNANRDHFEMGIKDLALGEMMYPNVLEKILTNPVDGLDNYAEMMRLLVEDSSALKVYVNVASE
- a CDS encoding FdhF/YdeP family oxidoreductase, which encodes MKKPTSGGGWQAIRYTFQKARESGGYWKFWKAMRSKNACKTCALGMGGQKGGMVNEQGSFPEVCKKSMQAMAADMQGAVPEDFWKTYSIAQLQQFTPYQMEHAGRLTQPMLWEQGQQHYRPISWEDALGRLIAKLKSLTPDETFWYFSGRSSMEAGFLLQLFARIYGTNNVNNCSYYCHQASGVGLASTVGSGTATIVLEDVEHADLVFVIGGNPASNHPRLMSTLKQVRRRGGEVIVINPVVETGLVNFRVPSDPISMLFGTKIATLYVQPDIGGDLALLYGIAKRVLELGGQDQEFLDNHCENTAQWLEFLKNLTWEEIEEKSGVGGLKIADIAQRYIKAKRVIFSWTMGITHHAHGVDNVQAIAGLAAVRGMVGKPGCGLMPIRGHSNVQGIGSVGVTPTLKQAIFDGLEKEYGVQLPTTPGLDTLGCMEDAHSGKLKMGFCLGGNLYGSNPDLAFAAQSLQNLETMVYLSTSLNTGHAHGLAKETIILPVLARDEEPYQSTQESMFNYIRMSEGGPRRLDGPRGEVDVIATIGEGVLASSTPIDWTSMQDTNKIRAALAKVVPGFEKIADIDKTKQEFQIDGRTFHTPKFPTPSGRLVLHHHEIPELKGTGENELRLMTVRSEGQFNTVVYEEYDIYRGIDRRDVIVLHPEDCQRLGVVAGQKVTIQSNIGKIDGFVVHEFKDIKPGNALMYYPEANTLVSRTADPKSKTPAFKGVVVTVCPA